Proteins from one Victivallis lenta genomic window:
- a CDS encoding FadR/GntR family transcriptional regulator yields the protein MSESMSTVLADRLLQTAIESNMKIGDKLPGEVELADRFHVSRVSIREAINGLKFLGMLDAAPRRGTTIAALDYRRLVKYLGFQMAFSSLSEEELFDARLALEIGMLDLVGQRMTDEDYRELLELADACRRESDEPKAVADSIEADMRFHQRLLEISGNSMLQAFVKLIESFFHRQNAHPGNRQDQASAAEVHRMIVEALHDRNIELARGLMQKHLARHRKD from the coding sequence GTGTCGGAATCCATGAGCACCGTGCTTGCCGACCGCCTGCTGCAGACGGCGATCGAAAGCAATATGAAGATCGGCGACAAGCTGCCGGGGGAGGTCGAGCTTGCGGACCGGTTCCACGTGAGCCGCGTGTCGATCCGCGAGGCGATCAACGGGTTGAAGTTTCTCGGCATGCTTGACGCCGCGCCGCGCCGCGGAACGACGATCGCGGCGCTCGACTACCGGCGGCTGGTCAAGTATCTCGGGTTCCAGATGGCGTTTTCGAGCCTTTCCGAAGAGGAACTGTTCGATGCGCGTCTCGCGCTCGAGATCGGCATGCTCGATTTGGTCGGGCAGCGCATGACCGATGAGGATTACCGGGAGCTCCTCGAACTGGCCGACGCGTGCCGCCGGGAGTCCGACGAACCGAAGGCGGTCGCCGATTCGATCGAGGCGGATATGCGCTTTCACCAGCGGCTGCTCGAAATCTCCGGCAACAGCATGCTTCAGGCGTTTGTGAAGCTGATCGAAAGCTTCTTTCACCGGCAGAACGCGCACCCCGGCAACCGGCAGGACCAGGCCAGCGCGGCCGAGGTTCACCGCATGATCGTCGAAGCGCTGCACGATCGCAACATCGAGCTGGCGCGCGGCCTGATGCAGAAGCATCTCGCCCGGCACCGGAAGGATTGA
- a CDS encoding peptidyl-alpha-hydroxyglycine alpha-amidating lyase family protein, which produces MKNVFLTTAVFTLSLALTGAEVRLLADRSDPGPVTGIAVQEGRIFASGGLGEPLQELDGTGAVRRAWGRKFIADKHGLRSSGGYLYATDIGNHQVFKMTPDGEVVMTLGEKGVPGCDETHFNKPTDVAVAPDGDIYVTDGYGNRRVACFGPDGRFKFAWGKEGSGPGEFKNPHNIVIGSDNRVYVADRDNRRLQIFDRKGVLLEIRPDAGQLFGLDTDGERLFLTVARPEWHGLVVTALDGTVLASVGGKGKKEGEFDVPHSVAFDRGRNCLWIGEVNNRRLQKVQLPETSK; this is translated from the coding sequence ATGAAAAACGTATTTCTCACCACCGCCGTTTTCACCCTGTCGCTGGCGTTGACCGGCGCCGAAGTCCGGCTGCTCGCGGACCGCTCCGATCCGGGGCCGGTGACCGGGATCGCCGTTCAGGAAGGCCGCATCTTCGCCTCCGGCGGCCTCGGTGAGCCGCTGCAGGAGCTCGACGGAACCGGTGCGGTCAGGCGCGCCTGGGGACGGAAGTTCATTGCGGACAAGCACGGGCTGCGCAGCAGCGGCGGTTACCTCTACGCGACCGATATCGGCAATCATCAGGTGTTCAAAATGACGCCGGACGGCGAAGTCGTCATGACGCTCGGCGAGAAGGGCGTGCCGGGCTGCGACGAAACGCACTTCAACAAGCCGACCGACGTCGCAGTCGCTCCGGACGGCGACATCTACGTCACCGACGGCTACGGCAACCGCCGGGTGGCCTGCTTCGGGCCGGACGGCAGATTCAAATTCGCCTGGGGAAAAGAGGGCAGCGGCCCCGGTGAATTCAAAAATCCGCACAATATCGTGATCGGCTCCGACAACCGGGTTTATGTGGCCGACCGGGACAACCGCCGGCTGCAGATTTTCGACCGGAAGGGCGTGCTGCTCGAAATCCGCCCCGACGCGGGACAGCTGTTCGGGCTCGACACCGACGGAGAACGCCTTTTCCTGACGGTGGCGCGCCCGGAGTGGCACGGACTGGTCGTCACGGCGCTCGACGGAACCGTCCTCGCTTCCGTCGGCGGAAAGGGAAAGAAGGAGGGGGAATTCGACGTTCCCCACTCGGTCGCCTTCGACCGCGGGCGCAACTGCCTGTGGATCGGGGAGGTCAACAACCGCCGGCTTCAGAAAGTTCAACTTCCGGAAACATCCAAATAA
- a CDS encoding sialidase family protein yields MKRTPAVAAMLTLLLSAVCGAEPELCFSFEDEALPGVAGKAADAAGQVRELVPEKAGFPGGKDFTVSCFIRPSAKSGYQIVLSQAGMNPADRLWWIGYSPSLRRFDFLVRDADGKGQSQVFSRSVDSSSGWIHVAAACRDGKLAIRATGLEKAQLDTGSAAVENRGVRRGAMPLLLGGRRGEQPRGCFDGAVDELTLWSRGLSDRELDVLFRLGKSGKRFSEKEFDALLAQSEFKPVEPEHPVFGVFPEKQHSAKPGTIPAGECCLFPEQLANGDFTVELALTMNDPASCRWLFELGADGFRFDGAKKLLVNAGNHGAADFRNRPLGHRFEQAPRQLRLGLARRGAGLAVSLDGKEVWNGTFSRDTVGELALNVESGSVTVDGFSVRGALLKRDIVPVFPEGEAGSRFYRIPALAAGKDGTLHAFAEARRTSLGDVGEIDIAYRRSADGGKSWEPVRFLTRRHDQGFSSNNPSPAIDPVSGRLHLFYVEVPAKKWGQHDYRVLHTVSGDGGGNWSEPVDIAPMLPKEWGVFLPAPGHSLVLKHGKYAGRIVVPGWCNRPDKGTNFYQSTLILSDDGGRSFRAGGVAMEKSDECMLAELPDGALVMAIRPTASHREVRFFAVSRDGGESFEPACADPALRAVVCQNSILAGSDGSLNYLYPAGGSYAPDAMCRRAALTLRRKSPVAKEWSAPQPVYLGRSGYSDLAELPDGSLGILFEGGRKSDMGGIGFVRMPKGGF; encoded by the coding sequence ATGAAAAGAACACCGGCAGTCGCAGCGATGCTCACCCTTCTTCTCTCCGCCGTCTGCGGGGCGGAGCCGGAGCTCTGTTTTTCGTTCGAAGATGAAGCGCTTCCCGGCGTCGCGGGCAAAGCGGCGGATGCGGCGGGACAGGTTCGGGAACTCGTCCCGGAGAAGGCAGGTTTTCCGGGCGGAAAGGATTTCACCGTCTCCTGTTTCATCCGTCCCTCGGCGAAATCGGGATACCAGATCGTGCTTTCGCAGGCCGGAATGAACCCGGCGGACCGGCTCTGGTGGATCGGCTACTCCCCCTCTCTCCGCCGCTTCGACTTCCTCGTCCGCGACGCGGACGGCAAGGGGCAGTCGCAGGTGTTCAGCCGGTCAGTCGACTCCTCCTCCGGATGGATTCATGTCGCGGCGGCCTGCCGGGACGGCAAGCTGGCGATCCGTGCGACCGGCCTCGAGAAAGCGCAGCTTGACACCGGTTCGGCTGCGGTGGAGAACCGCGGCGTCCGCCGCGGCGCCATGCCGCTGCTGCTCGGCGGGCGGCGCGGGGAACAGCCGCGCGGCTGTTTCGACGGGGCGGTCGATGAACTTACGCTCTGGAGCCGCGGCCTCTCCGACCGCGAACTCGATGTGCTCTTCCGGCTCGGCAAGTCAGGGAAGAGGTTTTCGGAGAAGGAGTTCGATGCTTTGCTGGCGCAGTCGGAGTTCAAACCGGTCGAACCGGAACACCCGGTATTCGGCGTTTTTCCGGAGAAACAGCACTCGGCGAAGCCGGGAACCATTCCGGCCGGGGAGTGCTGTCTCTTCCCGGAACAGCTTGCCAATGGAGATTTTACGGTGGAACTTGCGCTGACCATGAACGACCCCGCATCGTGCCGCTGGCTCTTCGAGCTCGGCGCGGACGGCTTCCGCTTCGACGGCGCGAAGAAGCTGCTGGTCAATGCCGGAAATCACGGCGCTGCCGACTTCCGCAACCGCCCGCTCGGCCATCGGTTTGAGCAGGCGCCGCGGCAGCTCCGCCTCGGCTTGGCTCGACGCGGCGCCGGTCTGGCTGTTTCACTCGACGGGAAGGAGGTCTGGAACGGCACCTTCAGCCGCGACACGGTCGGCGAGCTTGCGCTGAATGTCGAGTCGGGTTCCGTGACCGTCGACGGTTTTTCCGTCCGCGGCGCGTTGCTGAAGCGCGACATTGTGCCGGTGTTTCCGGAAGGAGAAGCCGGCAGCAGATTCTACCGGATTCCGGCGCTGGCCGCCGGGAAGGACGGTACGCTTCACGCCTTCGCCGAGGCGCGCCGCACGAGTCTCGGCGATGTCGGCGAGATCGACATCGCCTACCGCCGTTCGGCCGACGGCGGAAAAAGCTGGGAGCCGGTCCGCTTCCTGACCCGCAGACACGACCAGGGATTTTCAAGTAACAATCCGTCTCCGGCGATCGACCCGGTTTCAGGCAGGCTCCATCTTTTCTACGTCGAGGTTCCGGCGAAAAAATGGGGACAGCACGACTATCGCGTACTCCATACCGTGAGCGGCGACGGCGGAGGGAACTGGTCGGAGCCGGTCGATATCGCCCCGATGCTGCCGAAGGAGTGGGGCGTCTTTCTGCCCGCTCCGGGACACTCGCTTGTGCTGAAGCATGGAAAATATGCCGGCCGCATCGTCGTTCCCGGCTGGTGCAACCGGCCGGACAAGGGAACGAACTTTTATCAGTCGACGCTGATCCTGAGCGATGACGGCGGCAGGAGCTTCCGGGCCGGCGGTGTCGCGATGGAGAAGTCCGACGAGTGCATGCTCGCTGAACTGCCGGACGGCGCGCTCGTGATGGCGATCCGCCCGACCGCCAGTCACCGCGAGGTCCGCTTCTTCGCCGTGAGCAGAGACGGCGGCGAGAGCTTCGAACCGGCTTGCGCAGACCCTGCGCTGCGGGCGGTGGTCTGCCAGAATTCGATCCTGGCCGGGAGCGACGGCTCCCTGAACTACCTGTATCCGGCCGGCGGCAGCTATGCGCCGGATGCCATGTGCCGCCGCGCCGCGCTGACGCTGCGGCGCAAATCGCCCGTCGCGAAGGAGTGGAGCGCCCCGCAGCCGGTCTATCTCGGCCGCAGCGGCTACTCCGATCTCGCCGAGCTGCCGGACGGTTCGCTCGGCATCCTGTTCGAGGGCGGGCGGAAGAGCGACATGGGCGGCATCGGATTTGTCCGCATGCCGAAGGGAGGTTTCTGA
- a CDS encoding sodium:solute symporter family transporter, which yields MGFNWLDYLVLFVYLAGLMLVATKFLHEQHNSKEFFVAGNSIPWWGAGMSILATLVSTVSILGGPADFFRYGFEGFGIWYLATFLAAPVIIFVFIRFFLNLGIVSAYEYLEKRFSLGIRLIGSSFFLLMRALYIGVVIYASAIALGPFTGIPVMWLMVIVGVCSALYAVTGGIKAVIWTDVIQLVVVYLGIAYLLAMVFNRIEGGFPEMWRIATERGHDFSYLKSAENWGLSPFVPNAFFLLLVGMFFNALAQKGTDQMTVQRYLSTRNARESAKALLVDVFGAIPIGFLMMAVGLGLFAWYHTTGGLEHLAENNYNGLLPEFVAREFPHGFAGLFAAALMAAVISTVDSGMNCLATVTMTDFQLRFRKSPLSDAGSIFYARLWTVVWAALCIGLAFFIYVSAYDNIARVSGQVIGLFSGSILGIFLLGMLVPRVNAPGAGIGAVAGGAVAIWANYFWVRQAPDGNILHVCYMVPITLGVLTTLGVGVLTSFCFAPPRREQLRGLNIWHLTERERNLTDRKAEQ from the coding sequence ATGGGATTCAACTGGCTTGATTACCTGGTTTTGTTCGTCTATCTCGCCGGACTCATGCTGGTGGCGACGAAGTTCCTGCACGAACAGCACAACTCGAAGGAGTTCTTCGTGGCCGGAAACTCGATCCCGTGGTGGGGGGCGGGCATGTCGATCCTCGCCACACTGGTCAGCACGGTCAGCATCCTCGGCGGTCCGGCCGACTTCTTCCGTTACGGTTTCGAGGGGTTCGGAATCTGGTATCTGGCGACGTTTCTGGCGGCTCCGGTCATCATCTTCGTCTTTATCCGTTTCTTCCTGAATCTCGGGATCGTCTCGGCGTATGAGTATCTCGAAAAACGTTTTTCGCTCGGCATCCGGCTGATCGGCAGCAGTTTCTTCCTGCTGATGCGGGCGCTCTACATCGGCGTGGTGATCTATGCGTCGGCCATCGCGCTCGGACCGTTCACCGGGATTCCGGTCATGTGGCTCATGGTGATCGTCGGCGTCTGCTCGGCGCTTTACGCGGTGACCGGCGGCATCAAGGCGGTGATCTGGACCGACGTGATCCAGCTTGTCGTGGTCTATCTCGGCATCGCCTATCTGCTGGCCATGGTGTTCAACCGGATTGAGGGGGGATTCCCCGAGATGTGGCGGATCGCTACGGAACGCGGACACGACTTCTCCTATCTGAAGTCGGCGGAGAACTGGGGATTGTCGCCTTTTGTTCCGAATGCGTTTTTCCTGCTGCTTGTCGGCATGTTCTTCAATGCGCTGGCCCAGAAGGGAACCGACCAGATGACCGTGCAGCGTTACCTTTCGACCCGGAACGCCCGCGAGAGCGCGAAAGCGCTGCTGGTCGATGTCTTCGGCGCGATTCCGATCGGATTTCTGATGATGGCGGTCGGTCTCGGGCTCTTCGCCTGGTATCATACGACCGGCGGACTCGAACACCTCGCCGAAAACAACTACAACGGCCTGCTGCCGGAGTTTGTCGCGCGCGAGTTTCCGCACGGTTTCGCGGGGCTGTTCGCGGCGGCGTTGATGGCTGCGGTGATTTCGACGGTCGACTCCGGCATGAACTGTCTGGCGACGGTGACCATGACCGACTTCCAGCTGCGTTTTCGCAAAAGCCCGCTCAGCGACGCCGGGTCGATCTTCTATGCGCGGCTCTGGACCGTCGTCTGGGCGGCGCTCTGCATCGGGCTGGCCTTCTTCATCTATGTTTCGGCCTACGACAATATCGCGCGGGTGTCCGGGCAGGTGATCGGGCTTTTTTCGGGTTCGATCCTCGGAATCTTTCTGCTCGGCATGCTTGTGCCGCGCGTGAACGCCCCCGGCGCCGGCATCGGCGCGGTCGCGGGCGGCGCGGTTGCGATCTGGGCGAACTACTTCTGGGTCAGGCAGGCTCCGGACGGGAACATCCTGCATGTCTGCTATATGGTTCCGATCACGCTCGGCGTGCTGACTACGCTCGGCGTCGGAGTCCTGACGAGCTTCTGTTTCGCGCCGCCGCGCCGCGAGCAGCTCCGGGGACTGAATATCTGGCATCTGACCGAACGCGAACGCAATCTCACCGACAGAAAGGCCGAACAATGA
- a CDS encoding type II secretion system protein, with translation MKRHFTLIELLVVIAIIAILASMLLPALQQARARAQSTTCINNLKTFGNFTVIYAGDNNDWPVPVAVLEGSATKERWMHNEEFMKLVTGDVFRATYEYWPEKLLCPLATFALQVDTAASHKDGRANIARSYGRNNEFGPAWNNPSVRSIKLGSIRNPSGKLDFMDATGWNPEYSHAVSSSYYTKNGEGTIMGVAYRHSRKVNASFYDGHVQGGLAENELITSGKSGRPGNPASDDIYYKHWNLQVGKQ, from the coding sequence ATGAAAAGGCATTTCACTCTGATCGAACTTCTGGTCGTGATCGCGATCATCGCGATTCTCGCTTCGATGCTGCTGCCGGCGCTCCAGCAGGCGCGGGCGCGGGCGCAGTCCACCACCTGCATCAACAATCTGAAAACCTTCGGGAATTTCACCGTGATTTACGCGGGTGACAACAACGACTGGCCGGTCCCGGTCGCGGTTCTGGAGGGCTCCGCGACGAAAGAGCGCTGGATGCACAACGAAGAGTTCATGAAACTGGTCACCGGCGACGTGTTCCGGGCGACCTACGAATACTGGCCCGAAAAGCTGCTCTGCCCGCTGGCGACCTTCGCGCTGCAGGTCGATACGGCGGCGAGCCACAAGGACGGGCGCGCGAACATTGCGCGTTCCTACGGGCGCAACAACGAGTTCGGGCCGGCGTGGAACAATCCGTCCGTGCGGAGCATCAAGCTCGGCTCGATCCGGAATCCGTCCGGCAAGCTCGACTTCATGGACGCGACCGGCTGGAACCCCGAGTACAGCCACGCGGTCAGTTCCTCGTACTACACCAAAAACGGCGAGGGCACGATCATGGGAGTGGCCTACCGCCACAGCCGCAAGGTCAATGCGTCGTTCTACGACGGCCACGTGCAGGGAGGGCTTGCGGAGAACGAGCTGATCACCTCCGGGAAGTCCGGGCGTCCGGGCAACCCGGCCTCCGACGATATTTATTACAAGC